From one Caldithrix abyssi DSM 13497 genomic stretch:
- a CDS encoding GxGYxYP domain-containing protein, which yields MKNCEEKSKRFLIGIFLLMVFTMPIKLKANVYYIFIDNLSVPEQMLIKSIQGIVNQKVKNGDESLHSVYTINRDVDLDWLVDYRSQYGFSTNLKQFSTLYSYGKQYIDNYVLWSPGNTWTLNIACTYAALHQAMVLTPQLASDLNIAAEKTLLMDFTQDQWYYPDMNSGAAETITGKLDGYTWAMNHLLPQCDSTKIITLKDNIPDLRDMIFFDNIFTINLDPLNNEDEIALLNTILSQYPVGATMLGWADGSFATEPGQDEVTVERAFVKILSENNMYFVPSDYANNLSFHGLFDFPSKLEQQEKTGKYEQGKKYVCFIASDGDNLQYDMNYMRTKMWENSYRGKVPVGWTISPRLYEFAPFIAWYYYNSAAQDDFNDTFVAGPSGFSYAYPSSLDDNALIDFLQKTDMTMKEMDMSCIVSIDITGKEQETYQKFAEHTSAKGVFLTEKEHNAYLPEYDYVFQSGNHDLGLIVEMVRVDDQPVSDLVNQIRLNAFFNKFVFVYFNVWFDNLDIVYGIYQDLKADTSYRVVGPAEFMDCLMQYHLGTAIEPDNSSKLTPSDLTLHQNYPNPFNPETVIAYTLPAAGEVELNVLNTRGQKIKTLINNVQSTGKHQVKWDGTDDQGRKVSSGIYFYQIKFDNKIKTKKMILLQ from the coding sequence ATGAAAAACTGTGAGGAAAAAAGTAAGCGATTTTTGATCGGAATATTCTTACTCATGGTCTTTACGATGCCGATAAAGCTGAAAGCCAATGTTTACTATATTTTCATCGACAACTTAAGCGTCCCTGAACAAATGCTGATTAAAAGTATTCAGGGCATCGTAAACCAGAAGGTTAAAAACGGCGATGAATCTTTACATTCCGTCTATACAATAAACAGAGATGTAGACCTGGATTGGTTGGTCGATTATCGAAGTCAATACGGCTTTTCAACCAATTTAAAACAATTTTCCACTTTGTATAGTTATGGTAAACAATATATCGATAATTATGTGTTGTGGAGTCCGGGCAACACCTGGACGCTTAATATTGCCTGTACCTATGCCGCGTTACATCAGGCCATGGTTTTAACCCCGCAATTGGCAAGCGATTTAAATATTGCCGCCGAAAAAACATTGTTGATGGATTTTACTCAGGACCAATGGTATTATCCGGATATGAATAGCGGTGCCGCAGAAACTATTACGGGAAAGCTGGACGGATATACCTGGGCCATGAATCATCTGTTGCCGCAATGCGACTCTACCAAAATAATCACGCTCAAAGACAATATCCCGGATTTAAGAGATATGATTTTCTTTGACAATATTTTTACGATAAATCTCGATCCCCTGAACAATGAAGACGAAATCGCCCTGTTAAATACCATATTGTCTCAATATCCAGTGGGCGCAACCATGCTGGGCTGGGCCGATGGTAGCTTTGCTACAGAACCAGGACAAGATGAGGTGACGGTGGAAAGGGCGTTCGTTAAGATTTTGAGCGAAAATAACATGTATTTTGTTCCATCGGATTATGCCAATAATTTGTCTTTTCATGGCCTGTTCGATTTCCCGAGTAAACTGGAGCAACAGGAAAAAACCGGCAAATATGAACAAGGTAAAAAGTATGTCTGTTTTATCGCATCCGACGGCGATAATCTGCAATATGATATGAATTATATGCGCACCAAAATGTGGGAAAATTCCTACCGCGGCAAAGTACCTGTTGGTTGGACGATTTCGCCCAGATTGTACGAGTTTGCGCCGTTTATTGCCTGGTATTACTACAATAGTGCAGCCCAGGATGATTTTAACGATACCTTTGTGGCCGGGCCAAGCGGCTTTTCCTATGCGTATCCGTCATCTCTTGATGACAACGCTTTGATCGATTTTCTGCAAAAAACCGACATGACCATGAAAGAGATGGATATGTCGTGCATCGTATCAATTGATATTACCGGTAAGGAACAGGAAACCTATCAGAAATTTGCTGAGCATACTTCGGCTAAAGGGGTTTTTTTAACCGAAAAAGAACACAACGCCTATTTGCCTGAATATGATTATGTTTTTCAGTCCGGTAATCATGATCTTGGGCTTATTGTGGAAATGGTGCGGGTAGATGATCAACCCGTAAGCGACCTGGTAAATCAAATAAGACTCAATGCCTTTTTCAATAAATTTGTTTTTGTTTATTTCAATGTATGGTTCGATAATCTGGATATTGTTTACGGGATTTATCAGGATCTTAAGGCCGATACAAGTTACAGAGTGGTCGGCCCGGCTGAGTTTATGGATTGTCTGATGCAATATCACCTGGGAACAGCCATTGAACCCGATAATTCATCCAAGTTGACGCCGTCCGATTTAACGCTACATCAAAATTACCCCAATCCCTTTAATCCGGAAACGGTTATTGCTTACACATTGCCCGCCGCGGGTGAAGTAGAATTGAATGTTTTGAATACCAGAGGGCAAAAAATCAAAACATTGATTAATAATGTTCAATCCACAGGGAAACATCAGGTTAAGTGGGATGGCACGGATGATCAGGGACGGAAAGTTAGCAGTGGTATCTATTTTTATCAGATAAAATTTGACAATAAAATAAAAACAAAGAAGATGATTTTGCTTCAATAA
- a CDS encoding GxGYxYP domain-containing protein, whose product MLFCKDFKKKSLMIKKGWIFFIFFLFSFFYGVGCPAQNTAYKIDVSGMGWEEKSLFSSVQGIVNKNGPFIFLRFDDIDDKWQQYYSSRYGFQFISLSDPYQVLTIFRDKIKGYVLWDYGNLESYNIAATLSGIHDWIVVSKYFEKKIKTLGIPLKEDVSQKFIGMSKDQVYDWAFENYWDQCNKKFVTSLALGDIKWISVDITPYVNGTDFYVRFEDAIKTNGNGTKLRSLKIIQGGKEVVNLRTGTEEEKTYLYDPDHSWFDPDGDRIADLTQYFTYRFQLSDSGQIILKFLAFNQYMVKVGNTPNGPFTTVSFSSKVTGSTIGGSRELDMAIFYRTFCFDLSSRKYDYPEEYAIKDKIMEAMEHPGFVLGWVSFQTGRDDEGSYVAQASLHGNAVICCGAPNFSFHHWVKPERFTPPSLSETPAIDENKIYVSFLISDGDAFHWTNGFQGRQYLSPDRGSIPFGWELQPLLYDMAPAVLQYYYETATDNDDLVASASGIGYCHPEKFPADRLDEYLQETRRYLELTGLKSISILSANNIPFDVVLKYRKYFKDLTVGCEEGYGGRTPGVFPFTDFSIIRTRVPMIGESDPEMILQELNALAQSTTQRPLFVPVHPTCYYTGFEGVKWITDHLDPEVFQVVKPSQLMTMVSRYYQGKLLIDAPKRLIPVLVNGALFLPFKFRAIVETPISVKINLTAPVGVKVTNYQQQAQAYQEKMTHGEFRITLNEPVLSSEILKDARLTLSSALVQDSLSIPMVVLDYQAPDNWYCEYTGNWDAIELNHRYGQQVEDGSAVHGTAWFTQKNAPEAPAHSVFGPYESMAAGEYVACFRLKVGELTSSEVALLDVFNLNADKTTLCQKYIQGTDFNAKDRYQFFYLPFKHDGKGTIETRVFTTGAEDLWIDEVIILRQKEREHIEGPTQGFVGDTLSFSVRAFSIDSDSVSVRFDWGDGDSSKWSDFQASGYLFTQTHAWADTGRFSVRFKTRNTSLNESEWSAPTVVTISATPVNIEANVSIPQDFALSQNYPNPFNPVTHIRFALPQVGRVVLNVYNIFGEKVKTLVDEVKTPGEYQVIWDGRNELNESVASGIYFYQLIFENKKLVKKMILIR is encoded by the coding sequence ATGTTGTTTTGCAAAGATTTTAAAAAAAAGAGTTTGATGATAAAAAAAGGCTGGATATTTTTTATATTCTTTCTTTTTTCTTTTTTTTATGGGGTAGGCTGCCCTGCGCAGAATACCGCGTATAAAATTGATGTGTCGGGCATGGGCTGGGAGGAAAAATCGCTTTTTTCTTCGGTGCAGGGTATTGTTAACAAAAATGGGCCGTTTATTTTTTTACGATTTGATGATATCGATGACAAATGGCAACAATATTATAGTTCCCGTTACGGGTTTCAATTTATCAGTTTATCAGATCCTTACCAAGTACTTACCATTTTCAGAGATAAAATTAAAGGATACGTTCTCTGGGATTACGGCAATCTCGAAAGCTATAATATAGCCGCTACCTTATCCGGAATACATGATTGGATTGTAGTCAGTAAATACTTTGAAAAAAAGATTAAAACACTGGGTATTCCTTTAAAAGAAGATGTCAGTCAAAAATTTATTGGGATGTCTAAAGATCAGGTTTATGACTGGGCTTTTGAAAATTATTGGGATCAATGCAATAAAAAGTTTGTTACCAGTTTAGCCTTAGGCGATATCAAATGGATAAGTGTGGATATTACTCCATACGTTAATGGCACCGATTTTTATGTTCGGTTTGAAGACGCAATTAAAACCAATGGAAACGGAACAAAACTTCGAAGCCTTAAAATCATCCAGGGAGGAAAAGAAGTCGTTAATTTGAGAACAGGAACGGAAGAGGAAAAAACTTATCTTTACGATCCTGATCACTCCTGGTTTGATCCCGATGGGGATCGTATTGCCGATTTAACTCAGTATTTTACCTATCGTTTTCAGTTAAGCGACTCTGGCCAGATCATTTTGAAGTTTTTAGCCTTTAATCAATACATGGTCAAGGTAGGGAATACGCCCAACGGTCCGTTTACCACCGTATCGTTTAGCTCCAAAGTTACCGGTAGCACCATTGGCGGTTCCCGCGAACTGGATATGGCCATTTTTTACCGCACGTTTTGTTTTGATTTGAGTAGCAGAAAATACGATTATCCGGAAGAATATGCGATTAAAGATAAAATAATGGAAGCGATGGAGCATCCGGGCTTTGTGCTCGGATGGGTTTCGTTCCAGACGGGACGAGATGACGAAGGGTCTTATGTGGCGCAGGCCTCTCTTCACGGCAATGCGGTGATTTGTTGTGGGGCGCCTAATTTTTCATTTCACCATTGGGTAAAACCCGAGCGCTTTACCCCACCGTCATTATCCGAAACCCCGGCAATCGATGAAAACAAAATCTATGTTTCGTTCCTTATTTCCGACGGTGATGCCTTCCATTGGACGAACGGTTTTCAGGGACGTCAATATTTAAGTCCCGATCGCGGAAGCATCCCCTTCGGATGGGAACTGCAACCGTTGCTTTACGATATGGCGCCAGCCGTTCTTCAATATTATTACGAAACGGCTACTGATAATGATGATTTAGTAGCTTCTGCTTCCGGTATCGGTTATTGCCATCCGGAAAAATTTCCTGCAGATCGTCTGGATGAATATCTTCAGGAAACAAGACGGTATCTTGAGCTTACAGGTTTAAAATCAATAAGCATTCTTTCTGCCAACAATATTCCATTTGACGTGGTCTTAAAATATAGAAAGTATTTTAAGGACCTTACGGTTGGCTGTGAAGAAGGCTACGGCGGACGCACGCCTGGCGTTTTTCCCTTTACCGACTTTTCGATCATTCGAACGCGCGTGCCCATGATTGGCGAATCCGATCCGGAGATGATTCTGCAGGAGTTAAATGCGCTTGCACAATCCACGACCCAACGTCCGCTTTTTGTGCCGGTGCATCCGACCTGTTATTATACCGGATTTGAAGGGGTAAAATGGATTACCGATCATCTGGATCCTGAGGTTTTCCAGGTTGTTAAACCCAGTCAATTGATGACCATGGTTTCCCGCTATTATCAGGGTAAACTGCTAATTGACGCTCCTAAAAGACTTATACCGGTTCTGGTAAATGGCGCTTTGTTTTTGCCATTCAAATTTAGAGCAATTGTTGAAACGCCTATTTCTGTAAAAATTAATCTAACGGCGCCCGTCGGCGTTAAAGTCACCAATTATCAGCAGCAAGCTCAGGCTTATCAAGAAAAGATGACTCATGGTGAATTCAGAATTACTCTAAATGAACCTGTATTGTCATCTGAAATTCTAAAAGACGCCCGGTTAACTTTGTCTTCTGCCTTAGTGCAAGATAGTTTGAGCATACCGATGGTGGTGTTGGATTATCAGGCGCCTGATAATTGGTATTGTGAATATACCGGTAATTGGGACGCCATTGAGCTAAATCATCGTTATGGCCAGCAAGTAGAAGATGGTTCAGCCGTCCACGGAACGGCCTGGTTCACGCAAAAAAATGCGCCGGAAGCTCCCGCCCATAGCGTATTTGGGCCTTACGAATCCATGGCCGCCGGCGAATATGTAGCCTGTTTCCGTCTTAAAGTAGGGGAGTTAACAAGTAGTGAGGTGGCTCTTTTAGATGTGTTCAATTTAAACGCCGATAAAACCACGCTTTGCCAAAAATATATTCAGGGTACAGATTTTAACGCTAAAGATAGATATCAATTCTTCTACTTGCCATTTAAACACGATGGTAAGGGCACCATCGAAACCCGTGTTTTTACTACCGGCGCCGAAGATTTATGGATTGATGAAGTCATAATTTTACGCCAAAAAGAGAGGGAGCATATTGAGGGACCGACTCAGGGATTTGTCGGAGATACCTTATCGTTTAGCGTTAGGGCCTTTTCGATTGATAGTGACAGCGTTTCTGTTCGATTTGACTGGGGAGACGGCGATTCTTCGAAATGGTCGGACTTTCAAGCATCGGGATATCTTTTTACCCAAACGCATGCCTGGGCCGATACAGGCCGCTTTTCAGTACGCTTTAAAACACGCAATACCAGCTTAAACGAGAGCGAATGGAGCGCCCCGACCGTTGTAACCATAAGCGCGACCCCTGTTAATATTGAAGCGAATGTTTCGATACCGCAAGATTTTGCGCTTAGTCAAAACTATCCGAATCCTTTCAATCCGGTGACTCATATTCGTTTTGCGCTTCCGCAGGTTGGTCGTGTTGTTCTAAACGTTTACAATATTTTTGGAGAAAAGGTAAAAACTCTTGTGGATGAGGTAAAAACGCCTGGCGAATACCAGGTAATCTGGGATGGCCGAAATGAATTAAATGAAAGTGTAGCAAGCGGCATTTATTTTTACCAGTTAATATTTGAAAATAAAAAGCTCGTTAAAAAAATGATTTTGATACGTTAA
- a CDS encoding FlgD immunoglobulin-like domain containing protein, with product MSRFEQENNQHPLFLRIFLWNEYIVKISDVEITNVDEGELVAIYSDDPENNPVHDGSNVTWIDVPLQDYYDLGWTDLYLAFFDGRPQDGWGPSVRYIGFYYQEDPANIPDNGVNVIIQDNDLIMVDGDFADWDTQAGWVNLKTGAEGVIADGTVGDATDLEAHVSICMDNDNLYIAAEVTDDSVVVAGDSLTFYFGAYNLDTLNAYSSHTNMPDLGLSGYRNKTEPDYKISLIVANGAVDLYESKIVKGILPEAEAVCVKTENGYKIEARIPFLDLFVPGDIVQPFTPLETTFSPFAFKITDADMGGVDTTKVVDFVPNNAAPETDYLVAGYEGSGVDNWHRWADGTSTIAYNFNVANLTSGFSENTEYKFNVRVGNEYIVEVAPTLDGERTEVLRWSEPIDSVLISFIPNNQAPETDYLVPGYEGAGVDNWHRWADAQTVVAYRFSVADLQAMAEENSELIYQTEISNEYVVRVANSTDTIEVARWSEEGTPVHDMSNKAWIEFSLQPYVDAGWDSITVLYSDGIPTDGWGASISNVKIIGRKPGIPVHDLSNMAWQSFSLDPFIAQGWQEIYVFFTDGIPTDGWGASISNVNIEAIESTVAADGALITARDLDVDVSPASWGLKTDCIDKRTKETNEEIAKGILFEFIPNNQAPETDYLVPGYTGSGVDDNHRWADGTDTIAYKFNLDEIEAMAPGQEIFIEFDVCNEYVISISDAVDGDKIEYIRWSEKGVPVHDGSNRQNVAISLREIRDLGFLDLYVFFTDGIPTDGWGPSIYAVRFYYTGIYNYTPTPIAFRANNTPPETDYLVPGYEGSGVDNWHRWADGESVIAYKFGKDELLQNIEEGSEPFFNVHIANEYVVSVAGTLEGERTEVLRWSDDNIPVHDASNIGWQSFSLQPFIDQEYDSIYVFFTDGIPTDGWGASVDSVYISYREIYVYNELVRFQCDGNTDELNYLVPGYEGSGIDFDHRFADGNMIMAYKFNKAQILEMSGGNDNIVIRFELRNEYVVSVASDVNGERIEVFRWSEDNIPVHDGLNQTVLALNIKPYFDMGWEDVYLIFEDGIKDTGWGPSLFWISVNSLGKLETGMQDELTNLPTTFELGQNYPNPFNPETNIRYSLPAAGHVTLTIYNVLGQKVRTLVNQVQTPGVYKIKWNGMNDSNLKVASGIYFYEIKFKDKKLLKKMILLR from the coding sequence TTGTCACGCTTTGAACAGGAAAATAACCAACATCCGCTGTTTTTGAGAATTTTTTTGTGGAATGAATACATCGTAAAAATATCAGACGTAGAAATAACCAATGTTGATGAAGGAGAATTAGTAGCCATTTATAGCGACGATCCTGAAAATAATCCGGTGCATGACGGAAGTAACGTAACCTGGATTGATGTTCCTTTACAAGACTATTATGATCTTGGTTGGACCGATCTGTATTTAGCCTTTTTTGATGGAAGACCGCAGGATGGATGGGGGCCAAGCGTCCGATATATCGGTTTTTATTACCAGGAAGACCCTGCTAACATACCTGACAATGGTGTAAATGTAATTATTCAGGACAATGATTTAATAATGGTTGACGGTGATTTCGCTGATTGGGATACTCAAGCGGGATGGGTTAATTTGAAAACAGGAGCAGAAGGCGTTATTGCCGATGGTACGGTTGGAGATGCTACTGATCTGGAAGCTCACGTTTCAATCTGCATGGATAACGACAACCTTTATATTGCCGCAGAAGTAACGGATGATAGCGTGGTGGTAGCCGGCGATAGCCTGACCTTCTATTTTGGCGCATACAATCTTGATACATTAAACGCTTATTCTTCACACACTAACATGCCAGATCTTGGTCTTAGCGGTTATCGTAATAAAACCGAACCGGATTATAAGATTTCTTTAATTGTTGCAAACGGCGCTGTTGATCTTTATGAATCGAAGATCGTTAAAGGAATTTTGCCTGAAGCCGAAGCCGTTTGCGTTAAAACGGAAAACGGTTACAAAATTGAAGCGCGTATTCCTTTCCTGGATTTATTCGTCCCTGGCGATATTGTGCAGCCTTTCACTCCGTTAGAAACTACCTTTTCGCCTTTTGCATTTAAGATTACCGATGCTGATATGGGTGGGGTTGATACCACTAAAGTCGTTGATTTTGTGCCTAACAATGCCGCACCGGAAACGGATTATCTGGTAGCGGGTTACGAAGGTTCAGGAGTGGATAATTGGCACCGTTGGGCCGACGGTACCAGTACAATTGCTTACAATTTTAATGTAGCCAACCTGACATCGGGCTTTTCTGAAAATACGGAATATAAATTCAATGTCCGTGTGGGAAATGAGTATATTGTTGAGGTGGCGCCCACGCTGGATGGCGAGAGAACCGAAGTTTTACGTTGGAGCGAACCGATTGATAGCGTATTAATCAGCTTTATACCCAATAACCAGGCTCCGGAAACCGACTATCTTGTTCCAGGTTATGAGGGCGCCGGTGTAGATAATTGGCATCGCTGGGCCGACGCACAAACGGTGGTTGCGTATCGCTTTAGTGTTGCCGATTTACAGGCCATGGCTGAAGAAAATTCGGAGCTGATTTACCAAACAGAGATATCAAACGAATATGTAGTAAGAGTCGCTAATAGCACGGATACCATCGAAGTTGCTCGCTGGAGCGAAGAAGGTACTCCGGTTCATGACATGTCCAACAAAGCCTGGATTGAATTTTCCTTACAACCCTATGTTGACGCTGGTTGGGATAGTATAACGGTACTTTATAGTGATGGTATTCCAACGGACGGCTGGGGCGCTTCCATAAGCAACGTTAAGATTATTGGTCGTAAACCAGGAATACCCGTTCATGATTTGTCGAATATGGCCTGGCAAAGTTTCTCGCTTGATCCTTTCATTGCTCAGGGATGGCAGGAAATCTACGTATTTTTCACAGATGGAATCCCAACCGATGGCTGGGGCGCTTCTATATCGAATGTGAATATTGAAGCCATTGAATCAACTGTTGCGGCCGATGGAGCGCTGATAACGGCGCGAGATCTGGATGTGGATGTAAGCCCGGCTTCGTGGGGCCTGAAAACCGATTGCATCGATAAACGTACCAAAGAAACCAATGAAGAAATAGCTAAAGGTATTCTTTTCGAATTTATTCCAAACAACCAGGCGCCCGAAACCGACTATCTGGTTCCTGGATATACGGGCTCCGGCGTTGATGATAACCATCGTTGGGCTGATGGCACCGACACCATTGCTTACAAATTTAATCTCGATGAAATTGAAGCCATGGCGCCCGGACAGGAAATTTTTATCGAATTTGATGTGTGCAACGAATATGTGATCTCCATTAGCGATGCGGTTGACGGCGATAAAATCGAGTATATTCGGTGGTCTGAGAAAGGTGTTCCGGTTCATGACGGATCCAACAGACAAAACGTGGCTATTTCATTGCGTGAAATTCGCGATTTAGGATTTTTGGATCTGTATGTATTTTTTACCGACGGAATACCGACCGATGGTTGGGGACCTTCGATTTATGCCGTACGTTTTTATTATACCGGTATTTATAATTATACGCCCACTCCAATTGCCTTCAGAGCTAATAACACGCCTCCAGAAACCGATTATCTGGTGCCCGGTTACGAAGGTTCGGGCGTGGATAATTGGCATCGTTGGGCGGATGGTGAGTCAGTGATTGCTTATAAATTCGGCAAAGACGAACTGCTACAAAATATTGAAGAAGGATCCGAGCCTTTCTTTAATGTTCACATCGCCAATGAATATGTCGTGAGTGTCGCCGGCACGCTTGAGGGTGAAAGAACAGAAGTGCTGCGCTGGAGCGACGATAATATTCCGGTACACGACGCATCCAATATCGGCTGGCAAAGCTTTTCGTTGCAACCCTTTATCGATCAGGAATACGACAGTATTTATGTCTTCTTTACCGATGGGATACCAACCGACGGCTGGGGGGCATCTGTAGATAGCGTATATATTTCCTATCGAGAAATTTATGTTTATAACGAGCTGGTACGCTTTCAATGTGATGGAAATACGGATGAATTAAATTATTTAGTCCCGGGATATGAAGGTTCGGGTATCGATTTTGATCATCGCTTTGCCGATGGTAATATGATAATGGCCTACAAGTTCAATAAAGCCCAGATCCTCGAAATGAGCGGCGGTAATGATAATATCGTAATTCGCTTTGAGTTAAGGAACGAATATGTCGTTTCGGTGGCTTCGGATGTCAACGGCGAAAGAATTGAAGTATTCCGCTGGAGCGAAGACAATATCCCGGTACACGACGGGCTAAATCAAACCGTTTTAGCCTTAAACATTAAACCCTACTTTGACATGGGGTGGGAAGATGTTTACCTGATTTTTGAGGACGGAATTAAAGATACCGGCTGGGGCCCATCCTTATTCTGGATTAGCGTTAACTCGTTGGGCAAACTGGAAACCGGTATGCAAGACGAATTGACTAATTTGCCAACTACGTTCGAACTCGGTCAAAACTATCCTAACCCCTTCAACCCGGAAACGAATATTCGTTATTCGTTGCCGGCTGCGGGGCACGTAACGTTGACCATTTACAACGTATTAGGACAAAAAGTAAGAACGCTTGTAAACCAGGTACAGACACCGGGAGTGTACAAGATTAAATGGAACGGCATGAATGATTCTAATCTTAAAGTGGCCAGCGGAATCTACTTCTATGAGATTAAATTCAAAGATAAAAAACTACTGAAGAAGATGATTCTGCTTCGCTAA